A single window of Ananas comosus cultivar F153 linkage group 17, ASM154086v1, whole genome shotgun sequence DNA harbors:
- the LOC109723140 gene encoding transforming growth factor-beta receptor-associated protein 1 isoform X1: protein MATLRSKDRAVLEPFAEVDPAKSAGLPPSAPLTIRSLDVSSASDSKTLVYVGTGGGKIVLLSVDPSSPSSSSPSPTLATGNGRDSPASIASSAEGVEFLRLASVGSRVVESILVLSEIGRILVLSGGSLFIVDSVLSQPVRKIGVVKDVTAVAKRIPCSEGSGLDFMGDGASKGEILSSGKKLLMKLGVGIKANGSGPPSSEPPREGRTSCFVAAAVAKKLVLIELMLSGSVDNDSDNNGVSVLSKEIQGIDGAKAMAWLGDSIIVGTLEGYTLFSVVTGKCTPIFTLPESSGPPRLKPLWRSKDVLLLVDNVGIVVNSSGQPVGGSFVFRQPPDSVADMSSYVVVTGNAGIEIHRRKTGACVQSVSLAKHGSGSLIVANDDQGSGEVVVIATPYKVICFRKVSAEEQIKSLLRKKKFTEAICLVEELESDGEMTKDMLSFVHAQVGFLLLFDLRFEDAVNHFLLSETMQPSEIFPFIMRDPNRWSQLVPRNRYWGLHPPPAPLEEVIDNGLMAIQRAMFLKKAGVDTTVDEDFLLNPPSRADLLESAIRNIIRYLHVCRNKVLLPPIKEGVDTLLMYLYRSLDLVDDMEKLASSQNSCIVEELEALLDDSGHLRTLAFLYASKEMSSKALAIWCVLARNYAKGLWKNSTPSSEGDSLDISLGSTSGQKIAAAEASKILQESSDQDLILEHLGWIADIDQELAVAVLTSEKRINQLLPEKVLAAIDSEKAELRQRYLQWLIEDQDCEDSQYHTLYAVSLAKSVMEAVYMDSRNEDKNYRDIDEMDNSSVEARNSHNHLVREKLQLFLQASDLYDPEEVLDVIEESELWLEKAILYRKMGQENIVLQILALKLEDSEAAEQYCAEIGRDDAYIQLLDLYLDPQNGKEPMFTAAVRLLHNHGESLDPLQVLEKLSPDMPLQLASDTILRMLRARVHHHREGQIVHNLSRAINLDARLTRLEERSRHVQLNDESICDSCRARLGTKLFVMYPDDSVVCYRCYRNQGDSSSSSANGGRRSLKKGIIFKPGWLVSR from the exons ATGGCGACGCTCCGATCCAAGGATCGCGCCGTCCTCGAGCCCTTCGCCGAGGTCGACCCGGCCAAATCCGCGGGCCTCCCCCCTTCTGCGCCCCTCACGATCCGGTCCCTCGACGTGTCCTCCGCGTCCgattccaaaaccctagtttacGTCGGCACCGGAGGCGGGAAGATCGTTTTGCTCTCCGTAGATCCATCGTCGCCTTCCTCTTCGTCTCCCTCCCCGACGTTAGCTACCGGGAATGGCCGCGATTCCCCCGCTTCGATTGCGTCTTCGGCCGAAGGTGTAGAGTTTCTGCGGTTGGCTTCGGTTGGGAGCCGCGTGGTCGAATCGATTCTGGTTCTCTCCGAGATTGGGAGGATTCTCGTGCTCTCCGGTGGGTCTCTCTTCATAGTGGATTCGGTTTTGTCGCAACCGGTGCGCAAGATCGGCGTTGTGAAGGATGTGACGGCGGTGGCCAAGAGAATTCCGTGCTCGGAggggtcgggtttggatttcatGGGAGATGGGGCATCCAAAGGTGAGATTTTGAGCTCCGGAAAGAAGCTTCTGATGAAGTTGGGTGTAGGCATCAAGGCAAATGGGTCAGGGCCTCCATCGTCGGAGCCTCCTAGAGAAGGGCGCACCTCGTGCTTTGTGGCGGCCGCGGTAGCTAAGAAGCTGGTGCTGATAGAGCTGATGTTATCTGGAAGTGTCGACAATGATTCGGATAATAATGGTGTGTCGGTGCTTTCCAAAGAGATTCAGGGAATTGATGGTGCCAAGGCCATGGCTTGGCTTGGTGATTCGATCATTGTTGGAACTTTAGAAGGTTATACCTTATTCTCTGTTGTTACAGGGAAATGCACTCCGATCTTTACACTTCCGGAGTCTTCGGGGCCACCTCGATTGAAACCTTTATGGAGAAGCAAGGATGTGCTTTTGCTGGTCGATAATGTTGGCATAGTCGTTAACAGTTCCGGTCAGCCGGTTGGTGGGAGCTTTGTATTTCGACAGCCACCTGACTCCGTTGCAGATATGTCTTCTTATGTGGTTGTTACTGGGAATGCTGGGATCGAAATTCATAGAAGGAAGACTGGTGCTTGTGTTCAGTCAGTTTCATTGGCAAAGCATGGCTCTGGCTCGCTCATTGTGGCTAATGATGATCAAGGTAGTGGCGAGGTGGTGGTGATAGCAACACCTTACAAG GTCATATGTTTCCGTAAAGTGTCTGCTGAAGAACAGATTAAATCTTTATTGAGGAAAAAGAAATTTACTGAAGCCATATGTTTGGTAGAAGAGCTTGAATCTGATGGTGAAATGACCAAGGATATGCTCTCTTTTGTGCATGCACAAGTTGGCTtccttttattatttgatttgcgCTTTGAGGATGCAGTAAATCATTTTCTGCTCTCAGAAACTATGCAACCATCTGAAATCTTTCCATTCATTATGCGGGATCCAAACCGTTGGTCTCAACTG GTACCAAGGAATCGTTACTGGGGTTTGCACCCTCCACCAGCACCTCTTGAAGAAGTTATTGATAATGGGTTAATGGCCATCCAACGTGCTATGTTTCTTAAAAAGGCTGGTGTAGACACAACTGTGGATGAGGATTTCCTTTTAAACCCACCTAGTAGAGCTGATCTTTTGGAGTCAGCAATTAGAAACATTATCAG GTACCTGCATGTTTGCCGGAATAAGGTTTTGCTGCCTCCAATAAAGGAAGGAGTTGATACCCTTCTCATGTACCTCTATAGGTCACTTGATCTTGTTGATGATATGGAGAAGCTTGCCTCATCCCAGAACAGCTGTATTGTG GAGGAGTTAGAAGCATTGCTAGATGACTCTGGCCATTTACGGACCCTTGCCTTCTTATATGCCAGTAAAGAGATGTCCTCCAAGGCTCTGGCTATCTGGTGTGTATTGGCAAGAAATTATGCCAAGGGATTATGGAAAAATTCCACACCTTCATCCGAAGGTGACTCTCTGGATATTTCTTTAGGTTCAACCTCTGGCCAGAAAATTGCTGCTGCGGAAGCTTCAAAGATACTTCAAGAGTCGTCTGATCAAGATCTAATTCTTGAACATCTTGGATGG ATTGCAGATATTGACCAGGAACTTGCTGTTGCAGTTTTAACCTCTGAGAAAAGGATCAATCAGCTTTTACctg AAAAAGTGCTTGCTGCCATTGATTCTGAAAAGGCTGAGCTACGTCAAAG ATATTTGCAGTGGTTGATTGAGGATCAAGACTGTGAGGATTCTCAATATCATACTCTCTATGCTGTTTCTCTTGCCAAATCAGTGATGGAGGCAGTCTATATGGACTCCAGAAATGAAGACAAAAATTACAGAGACATTGATGAGATGGACAATTCCAGTGTTGAAGCCCGAAATAGTCACAACCATTTAGTGCGGGAAAAATTACAGTTATTTCTGCAGGCTTCAGACTTGTATGATCCAGAAGAAGTGCTTGATGTGATAGAAGAATCAGAGTTATGGCTTGAAAAG GCAATCTTGTACAGGAAAATGGGGCAAGAGAATATTGTTCTTCAGATTTTGGCCTT GAAGCTGGAGGACAGTGAAGCAGCCGAACAATATTGTGCCGAGATAGGTCGAGATGATGCCTATATTCA GCTGTTGGATCTGTACTTGGATCCACAAAATGGAAAAGAACCAATGTTTACAGCTGCTGTCCGCCTTCTTCATAATCATGGGGAATCTCTCGATCCCCTCCAAGTGTTAGAG AAACTGTCACCTGATATGCCTCTTCAGCTTGCATCAGATACCATATTAAGAATGTTGAGAGCCCGAGTTCATCATCATCGTGAAGGACAG ATTGTGCATAATCTCTCACGTGCAATAAACCTAGATGCCCGGTTGACTAGGTTGGAGGAGAGATCAAGGCATGTCCAGTTGAATGATGAGAGCATCTGCGATTCTTGCCGCGCCCGCCTTGGAACCAAGCTTTTCGTAATGTATCCAGATGACTCGGTTGTCTGTTACAGG TGTTATCGTAACCAAGGCGATTCATCTTCATCATCAGCTAACGGTGGTCGACGTAGCTTGAAGAAAGGCATTATTTTCAAACCAGGGTGGCTTGTTAGCAGATGA
- the LOC109723140 gene encoding transforming growth factor-beta receptor-associated protein 1 isoform X2 codes for MATLRSKDRAVLEPFAEVDPAKSAGLPPSAPLTIRSLDVSSASDSKTLVYVGTGGGKIVLLSVDPSLATGNGRDSPASIASSAEGVEFLRLASVGSRVVESILVLSEIGRILVLSGGSLFIVDSVLSQPVRKIGVVKDVTAVAKRIPCSEGSGLDFMGDGASKGEILSSGKKLLMKLGVGIKANGSGPPSSEPPREGRTSCFVAAAVAKKLVLIELMLSGSVDNDSDNNGVSVLSKEIQGIDGAKAMAWLGDSIIVGTLEGYTLFSVVTGKCTPIFTLPESSGPPRLKPLWRSKDVLLLVDNVGIVVNSSGQPVGGSFVFRQPPDSVADMSSYVVVTGNAGIEIHRRKTGACVQSVSLAKHGSGSLIVANDDQGSGEVVVIATPYKVICFRKVSAEEQIKSLLRKKKFTEAICLVEELESDGEMTKDMLSFVHAQVGFLLLFDLRFEDAVNHFLLSETMQPSEIFPFIMRDPNRWSQLVPRNRYWGLHPPPAPLEEVIDNGLMAIQRAMFLKKAGVDTTVDEDFLLNPPSRADLLESAIRNIIRYLHVCRNKVLLPPIKEGVDTLLMYLYRSLDLVDDMEKLASSQNSCIVEELEALLDDSGHLRTLAFLYASKEMSSKALAIWCVLARNYAKGLWKNSTPSSEGDSLDISLGSTSGQKIAAAEASKILQESSDQDLILEHLGWIADIDQELAVAVLTSEKRINQLLPEKVLAAIDSEKAELRQRYLQWLIEDQDCEDSQYHTLYAVSLAKSVMEAVYMDSRNEDKNYRDIDEMDNSSVEARNSHNHLVREKLQLFLQASDLYDPEEVLDVIEESELWLEKAILYRKMGQENIVLQILALKLEDSEAAEQYCAEIGRDDAYIQLLDLYLDPQNGKEPMFTAAVRLLHNHGESLDPLQVLEKLSPDMPLQLASDTILRMLRARVHHHREGQIVHNLSRAINLDARLTRLEERSRHVQLNDESICDSCRARLGTKLFVMYPDDSVVCYRCYRNQGDSSSSSANGGRRSLKKGIIFKPGWLVSR; via the exons ATGGCGACGCTCCGATCCAAGGATCGCGCCGTCCTCGAGCCCTTCGCCGAGGTCGACCCGGCCAAATCCGCGGGCCTCCCCCCTTCTGCGCCCCTCACGATCCGGTCCCTCGACGTGTCCTCCGCGTCCgattccaaaaccctagtttacGTCGGCACCGGAGGCGGGAAGATCGTTTTGCTCTCCGTAGATCCAT CGTTAGCTACCGGGAATGGCCGCGATTCCCCCGCTTCGATTGCGTCTTCGGCCGAAGGTGTAGAGTTTCTGCGGTTGGCTTCGGTTGGGAGCCGCGTGGTCGAATCGATTCTGGTTCTCTCCGAGATTGGGAGGATTCTCGTGCTCTCCGGTGGGTCTCTCTTCATAGTGGATTCGGTTTTGTCGCAACCGGTGCGCAAGATCGGCGTTGTGAAGGATGTGACGGCGGTGGCCAAGAGAATTCCGTGCTCGGAggggtcgggtttggatttcatGGGAGATGGGGCATCCAAAGGTGAGATTTTGAGCTCCGGAAAGAAGCTTCTGATGAAGTTGGGTGTAGGCATCAAGGCAAATGGGTCAGGGCCTCCATCGTCGGAGCCTCCTAGAGAAGGGCGCACCTCGTGCTTTGTGGCGGCCGCGGTAGCTAAGAAGCTGGTGCTGATAGAGCTGATGTTATCTGGAAGTGTCGACAATGATTCGGATAATAATGGTGTGTCGGTGCTTTCCAAAGAGATTCAGGGAATTGATGGTGCCAAGGCCATGGCTTGGCTTGGTGATTCGATCATTGTTGGAACTTTAGAAGGTTATACCTTATTCTCTGTTGTTACAGGGAAATGCACTCCGATCTTTACACTTCCGGAGTCTTCGGGGCCACCTCGATTGAAACCTTTATGGAGAAGCAAGGATGTGCTTTTGCTGGTCGATAATGTTGGCATAGTCGTTAACAGTTCCGGTCAGCCGGTTGGTGGGAGCTTTGTATTTCGACAGCCACCTGACTCCGTTGCAGATATGTCTTCTTATGTGGTTGTTACTGGGAATGCTGGGATCGAAATTCATAGAAGGAAGACTGGTGCTTGTGTTCAGTCAGTTTCATTGGCAAAGCATGGCTCTGGCTCGCTCATTGTGGCTAATGATGATCAAGGTAGTGGCGAGGTGGTGGTGATAGCAACACCTTACAAG GTCATATGTTTCCGTAAAGTGTCTGCTGAAGAACAGATTAAATCTTTATTGAGGAAAAAGAAATTTACTGAAGCCATATGTTTGGTAGAAGAGCTTGAATCTGATGGTGAAATGACCAAGGATATGCTCTCTTTTGTGCATGCACAAGTTGGCTtccttttattatttgatttgcgCTTTGAGGATGCAGTAAATCATTTTCTGCTCTCAGAAACTATGCAACCATCTGAAATCTTTCCATTCATTATGCGGGATCCAAACCGTTGGTCTCAACTG GTACCAAGGAATCGTTACTGGGGTTTGCACCCTCCACCAGCACCTCTTGAAGAAGTTATTGATAATGGGTTAATGGCCATCCAACGTGCTATGTTTCTTAAAAAGGCTGGTGTAGACACAACTGTGGATGAGGATTTCCTTTTAAACCCACCTAGTAGAGCTGATCTTTTGGAGTCAGCAATTAGAAACATTATCAG GTACCTGCATGTTTGCCGGAATAAGGTTTTGCTGCCTCCAATAAAGGAAGGAGTTGATACCCTTCTCATGTACCTCTATAGGTCACTTGATCTTGTTGATGATATGGAGAAGCTTGCCTCATCCCAGAACAGCTGTATTGTG GAGGAGTTAGAAGCATTGCTAGATGACTCTGGCCATTTACGGACCCTTGCCTTCTTATATGCCAGTAAAGAGATGTCCTCCAAGGCTCTGGCTATCTGGTGTGTATTGGCAAGAAATTATGCCAAGGGATTATGGAAAAATTCCACACCTTCATCCGAAGGTGACTCTCTGGATATTTCTTTAGGTTCAACCTCTGGCCAGAAAATTGCTGCTGCGGAAGCTTCAAAGATACTTCAAGAGTCGTCTGATCAAGATCTAATTCTTGAACATCTTGGATGG ATTGCAGATATTGACCAGGAACTTGCTGTTGCAGTTTTAACCTCTGAGAAAAGGATCAATCAGCTTTTACctg AAAAAGTGCTTGCTGCCATTGATTCTGAAAAGGCTGAGCTACGTCAAAG ATATTTGCAGTGGTTGATTGAGGATCAAGACTGTGAGGATTCTCAATATCATACTCTCTATGCTGTTTCTCTTGCCAAATCAGTGATGGAGGCAGTCTATATGGACTCCAGAAATGAAGACAAAAATTACAGAGACATTGATGAGATGGACAATTCCAGTGTTGAAGCCCGAAATAGTCACAACCATTTAGTGCGGGAAAAATTACAGTTATTTCTGCAGGCTTCAGACTTGTATGATCCAGAAGAAGTGCTTGATGTGATAGAAGAATCAGAGTTATGGCTTGAAAAG GCAATCTTGTACAGGAAAATGGGGCAAGAGAATATTGTTCTTCAGATTTTGGCCTT GAAGCTGGAGGACAGTGAAGCAGCCGAACAATATTGTGCCGAGATAGGTCGAGATGATGCCTATATTCA GCTGTTGGATCTGTACTTGGATCCACAAAATGGAAAAGAACCAATGTTTACAGCTGCTGTCCGCCTTCTTCATAATCATGGGGAATCTCTCGATCCCCTCCAAGTGTTAGAG AAACTGTCACCTGATATGCCTCTTCAGCTTGCATCAGATACCATATTAAGAATGTTGAGAGCCCGAGTTCATCATCATCGTGAAGGACAG ATTGTGCATAATCTCTCACGTGCAATAAACCTAGATGCCCGGTTGACTAGGTTGGAGGAGAGATCAAGGCATGTCCAGTTGAATGATGAGAGCATCTGCGATTCTTGCCGCGCCCGCCTTGGAACCAAGCTTTTCGTAATGTATCCAGATGACTCGGTTGTCTGTTACAGG TGTTATCGTAACCAAGGCGATTCATCTTCATCATCAGCTAACGGTGGTCGACGTAGCTTGAAGAAAGGCATTATTTTCAAACCAGGGTGGCTTGTTAGCAGATGA
- the LOC109723135 gene encoding putative 12-oxophytodienoate reductase 5, with protein MEAVPLLTPHKMGKFDLSHRIVLAPLTRQRSYGNVPQAHAILYYSQRATQGGLLITEATGVSDTAQGYTDTPGIWTKEQVEAWKPIVDAVHKKGGVFFCQIWHVGRVSTYDFQPNGQAPISSTDKQIPRQPRHDGGFEEFSPPRRLKTDEIPKIVDDFRLAARNAIEAGFDGVEIHGAHGYLIEQFMKDSANDRTDEYGGSIENRCRFALEVVEAVVGEIGADRVGMRLSPFTDYVDCWDSNPEAVGLYMVQSLNKHNILYCHMIEPRMAIVQGRHQIPHRLLPLREAFRGTFVAAGGYDREEGNKVVDEGYTDLVAYGRLFLANPDLPKRFELSARLNKYDRITFYTSDPVVGYTDYPFLESSA; from the exons ATGGAAGCTGTTCCTCTCCTAACTCCACACAAGATGGGCAAATTCGATCTGTCCCACcg AATCGTTTTGGCACCGTTGACGAGACAGCGATCCTACGGGAACGTGCCCCAGGCGCATGCCATCTTGTATTACTCCCAGAGAGCAACGCAGGGTGGGCTCCTGATTACTGAGGCCACAGGGGTCTCTGACACTGCTCAGGGGTACACTGACACCCCTGGTATATGGACTAAGGAGCAGGTGGAGGCGTGGAAACCCATTGTGGATGCTGTGCACAAAAAGGGGGGTGTCTTCTTTTGCCAAATTTGGCATGTTGGGAGGGTCTCTACTTATG ATTTCCAGCCTAATGGACAAGCACCAATCTCAAGCACGGACAAGCAAATCCCACGGCAACCTCGCCATGATGGCGGTTTTGAGGAATTCTCTCCTCCTCGCCGGTTAAAAACCGACGAGATTCCTAAAATCGTCGACGACTTTAGGCTTGCGGCAAGAAATGCCATCGAAGCTG GCTTCGACGGCGTCGAGATCCACGGCGCGCACGGCTACTTAATCGAGCAGTTCATGAAGGACAGCGCAAACGACCGGACCGACGAGTATGGGGGGAGCATCGAGAACCGGTGCCGCTTTGCTTTAGAGGTCGTCGAAGCCGTGGTCGGCGAGATCGGAGCGGATAGAGTCGGCATGCGACTCTCGCCTTTCACCGACTACGTGGATTGCTGGGACTCGAATCCGGAAGCCGTGGGTCTCTACATGGTGCAATCGCTGAACAAGCACAACATTCTCTACTGCCACATGATCGAGCCCAGAATGGCAATTGTACAAGGAAGGCACCAGATCCCGCACAGATTGCTTCCTCTGAGAGAGGCTTTCCGCGGAACTTTTGTTGCAGCTGGAGGGTACGATAGAGAGGAAGGAAACAAAGTGGTGGATGAAGGTTACACAGATCTTGTGGCTTACGGCCGCTTGTTCTTGGCTAATCCCGATTTGCCGAAGCGATTCGAGCTTAGCGCGCGGCTGAATAAGTATGACAGGATCACCTTCTACACTTCTGATCCTGTTGTTGGGTACACAGATTACCCATTCCTTGAATCTTCTGCTTAA
- the LOC109723340 gene encoding 2-alkenal reductase (NADP(+)-dependent)-like has product MAQSLSLLSFLLLFSYYSTLTMGAYNVLNYGAEPDGQTDSAKAFLSAWADACGSGSPATMYVPAGNFFVSQAVFQGPCKSSEIKMYIDGTVVASSSYDGEAAWLMFKYVDGLSIFGGTIDGQGRAFWACKTAGRSCPSSTTSLTIAKSNNILISGLSTVNSKGFHISIFGSNGVTVQGAKITAPGNSPNTDGIHIQMSSDVTVTSSSIKTGDDCISIGEGANNVWIEKINCGPGHGISIGSLGDTPSESGVQNITVMSVVFTGTQNGLRIKTWGKPYSGFVKDVKFEHAVMQNVQNPIIVDQNYCPGDVNCPDQRRRRGRSSEIATMAAEGEELSNKRIIFKDYVVGFPTEDDMVLTPSTIRSKVPKGSTAVILKNLYLSCDPYMRWRMSAPEHESYTDAFVPGSVIVGYGVAKVVDSGHPDFTAGDLVWGLTGWEEYSLITAPEGLMKIKHTDVPLSYYTGILGMPGHTAYIGFHEICSPKKGERVYVSAASGAVGQLVGQFAKLMGCYVVGSAGSKEKVDLLKNKFGFDDAFNYKEEKDLNAALKRCFPDGIDIYFENVGGRMLDAVLLNMRAHGRIAVCGLISQYNLTQQEGIHNLFNVVTKRLLLQGFIFPDHLHLYPKFLEMVIQYIREGKVVYVEDAAEGIEKAPSALVGLFAGRNVGKQVVVVARD; this is encoded by the exons ATGGCACAATCCCTATcactcctttcctttcttcttcttttttcttattattccACTCTAACAATGGGGGCCTACAATGTACTAAACTACGGCGCGGAGCCCGACGGCCAAACTGACTCGGCGAAAGCATTCCTAAGTGCGTGGGCCGATGCGTGTGGATCCGGCAGCCCCGCGACGATGTACGTCCCCGCGGGCAATTTCTTCGTCAGCCAGGCCGTCTTTCAAGGGCCCTGCAAAAGTTCCGAGATCAAGATGTACATTGACGGGACCGTCGTCGCCTCGTCGAGCTACGACGGGGAGGCGGCCTGGTTGATGTTCAAGTATGTCGATGGTTTGTCCATCTTCGGCGGGACTATCGACGGGCAGGGGCGGGCTTTCTGGGCTTGCAAGACGGCCGGTCGGAGTTGCCCCTCGAGCACCACC TCACTTACCATTGCTAAATCGAACAACATCCTCATCAGCGGGCTGTCGACGGTGAACAGCAAGGGCTTCCACATCTCCATTTTCGGCAGTAACGGCGTGACGGTGCAaggcgcgaagatcaccgcgccCGGTAACAGCCCCAACACTGACGGCATTCACATCCAGATGTCGAGCGACGTCACCGTCACGAGCAGCAGCATAAAGACTGGCGACGACTGCATCTCGATCGGCGAGGGCGCAAACAATGTGTGGATTGAGAAGATCAACTGCGGCCCCGGTCACGGCATAAG CATTGGAAGCTTGGGGGATACACCGTCGGAGTCCGGGGTGCAGAACATCACGGTGATGTCGGTCGTTTTCACCGGAACGCAGAACGGGCTCAGGATCAAGACGTGGGGGAAACCGTACAGCGGATTCGTGAAGGACGTAAAGTTCGAGCACGCCGTCATGCAGAACGTCCAGAACCCCATCATTGTTGATCAAAACTACTGCCCTGGCGACGTTAACTGTCCAGACCAG CGGAGACGAAGAGGACGGAGCTCGGAGATCGCAACAatggcggcggagggggaggagctGAGCAACAAGAGGATCATCTTCAAGGACTACGTCGTAGGGTTCCCCACCGAGGACGACATGGTCCTCACCCCCTCCACCATCCGATCGAAGGTCCCCAAGGGATCGACGGCCGTGATCCTCAAGAACCTCTACCTCTCCTGCGACCCCTACATGCGTTGGCGCATGTCGGCGCCCGAGCACGAGAGCTACACTGACGCCTTCGTTCCGGGATCT GTCATTGTTGGTTATGGTGTGGCGAAAGTTGTCGACTCTGGACACCCAGATTTCACAGCTGGAGACTTGGTCTGGGGATTAACTGGTTGGGAAGAGTACAGTCTGATAACTGCACCTGAAGGCTTGATGAAAATCAAACACACCGATGTCCCGCTTTCTTATTATACGGGCATCTTAG GAATGCCGGGGCATACTGCTTATATTGGATTCCATGAAATATGTTCTCCAAAGAAAGGAGAAAGAGTCTATGTTTCAGCGGCATCAGGCGCAGTTGGTCAGCTTGTTGGCCAATTTGCTAAGCTGATGGGGTGCTATGTGGTTGGGAGTGCAGGCTCCAAAGAAAAG GTTGATCTCTTAAAGAATAAGTTTGGGTTTGATGATGCTTTTAACTATAAGGAGGAGAAAGATCTCAATGCTGCCTTGAAAAG GTGTTTCCCAGACGGAATCGACATCTACTTCGAGAACGTGGGGGGCCGAATGCTTGACGCAGTTCTTCTGAACATGAGAGCTCACGGTCGAATCGCGGTCTGCGGATTAATATCTCAGTACAACCTCACCCAGCAAGAAGGCATCCACAACTTGTTCAACGTCGTGACGAAAAGGCTCCTCTTGCAAGGCTTCATTTTCCCGGATCACCTGCACCTCTATCCCAAGTTCTTGGAAATGGTCATTCAGTATATAAGAGAAGGTAAAGTCGTTTACGTCGAGGATGCTGCAGAAGGAATAGAGAAGGCTCCTTCCGCACTCGTCGGCCTCTTTGCGGGCCGTAATGTCGGCAAACAGGTTGTCGTCGTCGCCCGCGACTGA
- the LOC109723339 gene encoding ankyrin repeat-containing protein At5g02620-like has translation MHSRGKRGDTPLHIAAREGSITDARKILSQCDDADVKDVIVKQNQDGETPLYLAAERGHVGVVREILKVSDMHEASVKAGNSFDALHIAAKQGHLDVLKELLQTFRDLAMTTNSANSTALDTAAAQGHIEIVTLLLETDASLAKIARNNGKTVLHSATRLGHLQVVKTILSKDPSIVFRIDKKGQTAFHMAVKGRNVEVVMALLRLNPSVINARDKKGNTPLHVAARKGRYEILQALLSTDRININAVNRSGETALSIAEKSSNENITSLLREAGAIAIKVQPNPSAEANKLKQTVSDIKHEVQFQLCQTHQTELRVKTIKRRLQKLHSEGLNNAINSNTVVAVLIASVAFAAIFTVPGQYVGTPAYGLTLGQANVANTTAFIFFLVFDSLALFISLAVVVVQTSLIIIEERAKRLIVFVINKLMWLACLFLSASFMSLAYIVVGRHECWLAYMTAAIGAFFMLTSIGAMCYCILVRQVEKNSARNIRRGSGSRSVSWSLSMASESEMLNGEYVMYAL, from the exons ATGCACAGTCGGGGGAAGCGCGGCGACACTCCGCTCCACATAGCTGCTAGGGAGGGCAGCATAACGGATGCCAGGAAGATCCTCTCGCAATGCGATGACGCAGACGTAAAAGACGTGATCGTGAAGCAGAACCAGGACGGGGAGACGCCGCTGTATCTCGCCGCAGAGAGAGGGCATGTCGGAGTTGTAAGAGAGATTTTGAAAGTTTCGGATATGCATGAGGCTTCTGTCAAGGCCGGTAACAGCTTCGACGCACTGCACATTGCTGCTAAGCAGGGACATCTCG ATGTGCTGAAAGAGCTATTGCAGACTTTCCGTGATCTTGCTATGACCACAAACTCCGCGAATTCTACTGCACTGGATACCGCCGCCGCACAGGGACATATTGAGATAGTTACTCTTCTTCTGGAGACGGATGCGAGCCTCGCGAAGATTGCCCGTAACAACGGTAAAACTGTTCTGCACTCCGCCACGAGACTGGGCCATTTACAAGTGGTGAAAACAATTCTAAGCAAGGATCCGAGCATCGTTTTCAGGATTGATAAAAAGGGGCAGACGGCGTTTCACATGGCGGTGAAAGGGCGTAATGTTGAGGTGGTGATGGCGCTTCTTAGATTAAATCCTTCGGTGATCAATGCGAGGGACAAGAAGGGGAACACGCCATTGCATGTGGCTGCCAGGAAGGGGCGTTACGAG ATACTGCAGGCTTTACTATCTACAGACAGAATAAACATCAATGCAGTAAACAGATCGGGCGAGACTGCTCTTAGCATCGCCGAAAAATCGAGTAACGAAAACATAACTTCCCTCCTACGAGAAGCCGGTGCCATCGCCATAAAGGTGCAACCGAACCCTTCTGCTGAAGCAAACAAACTAAAGCAAACGGTGAGCGATATCAAACACGAAGTCCAGTTCCAACTCTGTCAGACCCATCAGACCGAATTGAGAGTTAAAACCATAAAGAGGAGATTGCAGAAGCTGCACTCGGAGGGCCTCAACAATGCCATCAATTCCAACACCGTAGTTGCAGTTCTCATCGCCTCTGTCGCCTTCGCAGCCATATTCACCGTCCCAGGTCAATATGTAGGGACCCCAGCTTATGGATTAACTCTAGGCCAAGCTAATGTAGCGAACACGACGGCATTTATTTTCTTCCTAGTGTTCGATTCGTTGGCTCTCTTCATCTCCTTAGCTGTAGTCGTGGTCCAAACTTCGTTGATCATCATCGAGGAGAGGGCGAAAAGGCTCATCGTGTTTGTGATCAACAAGTTAATGTGGCTCGCTTGCTTGTTTTTATCGGCATCCTTCATGTCTTTGGCCTACATTGTGGTCGGCCGCCACGAATGTTGGTTGGCATACATGACTGCAGCGATTGGCGCATTTTTCATGTTGACAAGTATTGGCGCAATGTGCTACTGCATTCTTGTGCGTCAAGTCGAAAAGAATAGTGCGAGGAATATAAGGAGGGGATCGGGGAGTCGGTCAGTGTCGTGGTCTTTGTCGATGGCGTCCGAGTCGGAGATGCTAAACGGTGAATATGTGATGTACGCACTTTAG